In Dama dama isolate Ldn47 chromosome 20, ASM3311817v1, whole genome shotgun sequence, a single window of DNA contains:
- the LOC133074453 gene encoding olfactory receptor 10X1-like — protein sequence MMKINQTILKEFILVGFSVYPHAQTFLFVVFFCLYVPTLTGNLAIMGLTWVDRCLHTPMYLFLSVLSFSETCYTLTIFPKMLADLLAKDRSISYIGCGLQMCFFLGLGGTNCMILTVMGYDRFLAICNPLRYPLLMTNIMCGKLVASAWIVGFFISVIQTALIFRGSFCNPNLVKHFFCHMRAVVRLSCLDSDLKEYIVTVMSVSGLMGTFLVIILTYVFILSTVLKIPSAEGKQKAFSTCASHLTVVIIHFGFASIAYLKPEASGGDDTLIAVPYTVITPFLSPLIFSLRNKDMKNAFRKVLGKERNFLNNLVLSLHN from the coding sequence ATGATGAAGATCAACCAGACAATCCTGAAAGAGTTCATTCTTGTTGGTTTTTCAGTTTATCCACATGCACAGACATTcctctttgtggttttcttttgccTCTACGTTCCCACCCTCACAGGTAATCTGGCCATTATGGGTCTAACTTGGGTGGACAGATGTCTCCACACACCCATGTACCTCTTCCTTAGTGTACTCTCTTTCTCTGAGACCTGCTACACACTGACTATTTTCCCCAAGATGCTGGCAGATCTCCTGGCCAAGGACAGAAGCATTTCTTACATAGGTTGTGGTTTGCAAATGTGTTTCTTCTTGGGACTTGGTGGCACTAATTGTATGATTCTTACTGTGATGGGATATGATCGCTTCCTGGCCATCTGCAACCCTCTCAGATATCCTTTGCTTATGACCAACATAATGTGTGGAAAACTTGTGGCCTCTGCTTGGATTGTTGGCTTCTTTATCTCTGTGATACAGACTGCATTGATATTCAGGGGCTCTTTCTGCAACCCCAACCTTGTCAAACACTTCTTTTGTCATATGCGAGCTGTTGTGAGGCTGTCCTGTCTAGATAGTGACCTCAAGGAATACATTGTAACAGTGATGTCAGTGTCAGGTTTGATGGGCACCTTCCTGGTCATCATCCTCACTTATGTGTTCATTCTTTCCACTGTCCTCAAAATCCCTTCGGCTGAGGGCAAGCAGAAGGCCTTTTCTACCTGTGCCTCCCACCTCACGGTGGTCATTATCCACTTTGGTTTTGCATCTATTGCTTATCTGAAACCAGAAGCATCAGGGGGAGATGACACACTCATAGCAGTTCCTTACACTGTCATCACTCCTTTCCTCAGCCCTCTCATTTTCAGCCTCAGGAATAAGGACATGAAGAACGCTTTCAGAAAGGTacttggaaaggaaagaaatttcttGAATAATCTTGTATTATCGCTGCATAACTGA